A segment of the Terriglobales bacterium genome:
CAGAGGCAAAGGAACGGTACGAGAAGTTCAGTTGGCTGAATGGCTGGTGGCTCGAAGACTTCGTGTTGTTCGCCGTGCTTCGGAGACGCTTCAAGGGTGTCTCGTGGAACGAGTGGCCCAAAGGTATAGCCAGTCGCGAGCCCAATGCCCTTGATGAAGTCCGCAAAGAGCTGGGTGACGAAGTCGACGTCAGCCGTGTCATTCAGTTCTTCTTCTTCGAACAGTGGCGCGCTCTGCATGAAGAATGCCGCAGCCGGGGCATTCGCGTCGTAGGCGATATTGCCATTTTTGTCAGCTATGACAGCTCCGACGTCTGGGCGCATCCGGAACTGTTTCGCCTAAAAGAAGACCTCTCTCCTGAGGTGGTGGCGGGTGTACCTCCGGACTATTTCAGCAAAACCGGCCAGCGGTGGGGGAACCCGCTCTACCGGTGGGATGAGCTCGCAGCTCGCCGGTATGAGTGGTGGATCAGGAGAATGCAGTTTGCGCTGCAAACTTGCGACATCGTCCGGATCGACCACTTTCGCGGATTTGAGTCCTATTGGGAGATCCCAGCCGAAGAAGAGACCGCGATTCGAGGGCAGTGGGTGAAGGGGCCAGGCGAGCACTTCTTCCAGGTGCTAAGGGAAGACCTGGGCGAACTGCCGCTGATTGCCGAGGACCTCGGCATGATTACGGACGAAGTGGTCGCGTTACGTGAGCGTCTCGGCATTCCCGGCATGAAGGTCCTGCAATTCGGATTCAACGATGCCGGTGCGCATATCCATCTGCCGCACCGGGTTGTGGAGAATACCGTGATTTACACGGGAACCCACGACAACGATACGAGCGTCGGTTGGTATGAGAGTTCGAGCGAAACCGCCCGTAAGGCTGCACAAGCGTATTTCGGATGTCCACAGGATGGTATGCATTGGGCAATGGTTCGAGCCGCTGAAACGTCGGTCGCGCGCCAGTGCATCATCCCTTTGCAGGATCTACTCGGGCTCGACAGCAATTCGCGGATGAACATTCCCAGTCATCCCGAAGGGAACTGGACGTGGCGCTATCAGCCGGAAGTGCTTACGACGGATCTTGCACACAAACTCGCGGAGATAACCGAGGTGACGGATAGGGTTCCGTCAGGATTTGGCGAGAAGAGCAACCGGGAAGTCGGCGAAAACTTCGCGGCATAGAAGGTGACCGTCTGAGATTTCGACAGGTTTGCCGGTCAGCACGTTTGTGAGTGTGCCAGCCTCACCGGGAACCTCAATAACACAATCGCGCCAGACGTCGCTTCCGATCGGTGGCGCGACGTTTCCTTTCATCAACGTGTAAGCGAACCGAGGTACGGCCGCAATCACCATTTGCGACTCAAGCCGACGGGCAAAGGAGATCACGTGTTCCCGCACCCCTCCGGCCGCGAAAAGCGGGGCGTAGTCACCGCGACGGAACAGGTCCCGGTTCTCCCGACGGAAACGCAGCGCCCGAAGGGTCAACCACAACTTTGCGCGGTCGCTGGTGAGGTTTGTTGCGATCTCCCGGCAAAGAGACGCGTTTTCATCCACAGAGCGGGTGTGGACTAAGTCCCCGAGGAGCTGCTGGCGGGTGTCGTAATCGACGGGCCGTCGATTATCGGGATCCACGAGGCTGAAGTCATAAAGCTCAGTGCCACGATAAATATCGGGAACGCCCGGCGAGGCGATTTTCAGAAGTACCTGGGCCAGGCTGTTGATGCATCCGAAATATTGCACCGGCCTGATAAAAGTCTCGAACTGTTGAAGAAACGGGTTGGGACGCTTCGATGTGCCGGGTGCAAGAATATGGGTGATGAAAGTTGTCAGTGAGTCCACGTATTCCGGGTTTTGACTGATCCAACTCAGGTTGACCTTGGCCTCGTGTATGGCCTTGGTCATGTACGCCTGGATGCGTTCGATGAACCCCTTCCGCGCAGACTCTGTCTGCCCTTCCAGCGGCCACGTGCCAACGAGCGTCTGGTATAGAAAGTATTCTTCGTTTGCGTCCGGCACTGAGCGCCCGTCGGAGAGCGTGCGTTTCTTGGCGCGGTTCGCGCGACGCCAGCGCGTTACCTGCGAAGACCACACCTTCGGCATTTCGGAAAGCACGTTTAGGCGTGCCCGTATGTCTTCGCTTCTCTTACTGTCGTGCGTGGACGTCCCGAGCATCGAGTACGGCCAGTCGTGCAGCCGTTCGATGTTGCTGTTATGAAACTCTTCGAGTGAGATCCCAAACTGTGCGGGAGATCCGCCAACTTCATTGGCCGAGATAAAGCGCGAATAGACGTAGCACGCTGTGTCTTCCAGTCCTTTTGCCATCACCGGGCCAGACAGTTGCTGGAACTTCAAGGCGAAGCGGAGCCGCTTGCGGTATTGGTCCGAATTGAAGTTGCCATTCTCGGATTCGAGCAGCAATACGCTTCGGAGAAAATCGAACGGAACGGGGTTGTCATTCTGGTTGCGACGCTTGGCACGAGTGATGGCTTCTGCAATGTATCCGCGATCACGGTCGCTGACCGTTCCTCGCGCATCGATATATGTGCGATAGATGGGGAAGCAGGCGATGGTCTCCCGGATAGCTTCTTTGAGCAGGGCCCGGGTTATGTCGCGTGCACGGCGGTCAGTGTTGGCGATGTCCTGCAGCAGATGGGTCAGCACGGTGAGTTCACTCGAAAGCGAAGTCTGCATGATCATCTTTTTGCTTTCATAAATCACGGTGCCGATATTGACCGGGCCGCCGATGAACCGGTGATAAAGCAGGGTGAAGAAGCGCTGGGTTCGGGAGTTGATGAAGACGTGGTTCAGCGAATTGCCGAATTCGTATCCGACCGTCCCGTCAACCGGCCAGTCCGGCGGAAGGTGTTCGCCATGTTCCAGAATCTTTTCGACCAATACGAAAAGCGGTGCTTGCTGGGCCAGCGAACGCGAACCGAAGAGTGAGACGACGTCCTCTTCAATTCCGTTCGGCGAAACGGCTCCGGAAGGCTGTGGGCCGCAGCAATGGCTAGCCGCGTAGAGCATCTGGATTTGCGTGAAGTACTGCACTGGATTGAAGAGACCGTCGGGGTGATCAAGCCGTAACCCATCGATGGATCCGTCGGCAAGCATCTGCCGTATCAACTTGTGCGTTTCGGCGAAGACAGTCGGGTTTTCCATCCGCAACCCGACGAGGTCGTTCACATCGAAGAAGCGCCGGTAGTTGATCTCTTCGGCTGATACGCGCCAGTGGGCGAGTCGGTATGCCTGCGCCTCCAGGATGCGATGCAGTGCGTCAAAACTGCGTGGATCGCCAGGTGAACCGTTCAAAGTTTGGAGCACCTTTTGGATTAAGCCACGGAACCCCTCCGAGCGCGCATAGATGCTTGCCAACTCCTGCTTCAGTTCGGGAATGCGTCGCTGCCGATCGGTAACTTCCGCAGCGTCCGTGCTTGTATGGGCAGCCAACAGCCGGAATCCGCGAAGTACCGCGACCAGTTCCGGGTATTCGGTTTCGCGCCACGTTGTGTCATCACGGAAGGATTGCAGATCGCCGACAGCGTCGAAAAGCATGGGGTACGTGGCCGGATCGATGGGGAAGTGCTTGTCGTAGTACGCGATGAAGAACGATCCAGCCTCGAAGTTCAGGCGCAGGTTGCCACTTTCGAGTTCGTCCCCATAGGCGGCGCCGAGTACCGGTAGCAGCACCTTGCCGCGAAGGTCCTGTTTTAACGGCGTCCAGTCGATATCGAAGAACTCGGCGTGCGCGGACGCCTGGCCGTTTTCGAGCACGTCCTGCCACCATGGGTTGGTGCCGTGTCCTACACCCATGTGGTTGGGAACGATGTCGAGGATCAGACCCATACCGAGCGACTTCAAATCGCGAACGAAGGCAGCAAACTCCGCCGGTGTCCCTATCTCCGGATTGATCTCATTGTGGTTGGTAATGTCGTAGCCGTGTTGGCTTCCCGCTCGCGCCCTCAATATAGGCGATGCATAACAGTGCGAGACTCCCAGCGCATGCAAATAGGGAAGGAGTCTGCGTGCATCTTCGAATGTGAATCCAGCATTGAATTGCAGACGGTAGGTGCTAACCGGCCGCTTAACGTCTTTTCCGGAGCAAAGCCCATCAAGGCAGGTCGCAAGTTGTTGATTTTCAACGATTGGGGCACCAATCGGAGCTCGCATCGAGCGATTAGATGCGCAGCGATTCTGGCGTGTGGTCTCTTACGTTCTATGCGCCGGGGCTCTCTGCAGTATCCAGACCGGCGACATGGAAATACTGCCGCATGGCTTCGCCGATCTCCTGGAGTTCGTCCTGTGAGAGCAGCTGCTGCATGGCTTCGAACAGCGAGCGCTCCTCCTTTCGGACGTGTTCACTCAAACTGGCACTGAACACCTGTAGATCTGTCACAGTGAATTGCCGTGCCCGTGCCCTTTCGACGTTGCGCCGGATTAACGTGTGCTCAATACGAAGTTCATCCACAAGCTGCTGCAGGTCCTCGTACTTGTCTGCAATTGGGAACAGGAACTTCTCCTCCGCGACGAAATGAAACCCGATCTCCCGGTCAAACGCCTGTACGATCTCCAACTCCCACGGGTGTACATCGGGAGTATCACCGGCTTGATCGAAGGCACGTCCGATGCGCACGCAGAGCGCCAGGGCGTGCTGATGCTGGTGCGAAAGGGGAACCAGGTTCTTGTCGCGACGCATCGGAGTATTATGCCTGTCTGACCGCTCTTTACGAAATTGCAGGCGGCGTTGACAATAGAATGTTTGCGCCACCGGGGTGCAGGTTTTCTGTGAGCCGGTGCAAAATTCCTTTGCTTTTCTGGAGAGACCGATGCCCGCAAGCGGCGAACTGATCCGCATGATGAATTACGTTGACGACATTACTACCACCCTTCGCCGTATCAGCGGCACCACGGCGCTGCTCACCGACGATGAACGCAAGCGCCTCGCCGATTACATGCGGCAGTCTGTTTCCCGTTACCAGGAAATCATCCAGAAAGTCGAACAACCGAAGTAATGGGGGAAGTACGGACCATCGCCGTCATGGGCGCTGGAATCATGGGGCGCGGTATTGCCCACGTTGCAGCGCTCGGCGGATTCCGGACCATCCTTGAAGACCTCATGCCGCCTGCGCTCCGGAAGGCAGAGGCGGAGATCCGTGCCAACCTCGACAAAGCGGTCGAACTCGGCAAGGTTGCTGCTGGCGACGCCGCTGCGGCTATGAACCGTCTCGAGTTCGTCAGTGAAGTTCCCGCGGCTGCACGTGAGGCGGACCTCGTCATTGAAGCAGTGCCCGAGCAAATGGCTGCGAAAATCGAGCTATTCACGCAGCTCGACAAGCTCTGCCGGCCCGACACCATCCTGGCGTCGAACACGTCTTCGCTCAGCATCACGGAAATCGCGGCTGTTACGCAGCGAGCGCCGAAATGCGTCGGCATGCATTTCTTCAATCCGGTACATAAAATGAAGTTGGTGGAGATCGTCCAAGCGCTCGAAACCGACCGCGAAACCATCGCCACCGTTGTTGAAGTCGGCGGTCGCATGAACAAGGAAACCGTGGTGATTAAGGAGTCGCCCGGTTTCATCACCAGTCGCATCAACGCGATGATCGGCAACGAGGCCTTTTACATGCTGCAAGAGGGGATCGCTTCGGCGTCCGACATCGACAAGGCACTGAAACTCGGGCTCAACCACCCTATGGGTCCGTTTGAACTCGTTGATCTCGTCGGCCTTGATACCCGCCTCAGCATCCTGGAGTACCTGCACAAAACGCTCGGTGAGAAATATCGTCCTTGTCCGCTGCTTGCGCAGTACGTGAAGGCCGGACGCCTGGGACGCAAGTCCGGGCGTGGCGTGTTCGAGTATCCAGCGACGAAATAACCAGCGAATCCGATCCATAACATGATCGCAGCCCTGTAATTAATGCAGCCGTCTAGCAGCGAATTAGAATAGACCGTGTCCGAGCCGAGCCCGCAACTGAAACGAGTACTCGACCTTCTCGCCAGGTTTGAACACCCTCTGGTGGATTTCAGCGCGCACCAGCATGGCGACGCCGTGCAGGTCGTCATGAACTTCAAAAACATCACTGTCCCTGTTCACACCTACTATCTTGAAATTCATCCTCGCGACCTCGAGCATCCTCAATTCGCCTGGACTTTTGAGCGCCAGATTTACGACGGGCTGCACGATTACCTGATCGAAATGTTCACGCACGCGCCGCACACGAAGGACTGACCAATGACGCTGCGCGAATACATCGAAAACGAAATCCGCCAGTCGGGCCCAATCCCATTTTCCCGTTTTATGCAGTTATGCCTCTATGGCGAAACCGCGTCGCCACCCGGCTATTACAGCGGCCAGCGAGAACAGTTTGGAAAGTCCGGCGACTTCTACACTTCGAGCGACGTCCACGCCGTTTACGGACGCCTGCTCGCCCGCCAATTTGAGCAGATGTGGCGCGTACTCGAGAAACCAACGGAGATTGCCGTCATCGAGCTTGGACCGGGGCGTGGGTTTTTTGCGCAAGATGTCCTTGCGTGGGTACGCAAAAAGTATCCGGACTTTGCCGCCGCCCTGAGCTATCGGATGGTCGAAACTTCGGGAGCGCTACGCTTCCGGCTCGGGGAGCGATTCGGCGAAGACCCAAAGGTGTCCATCCACTCGGGTATTGAAGAAGCTTTCGACGCTTCGCCCGAACACGTCATCGTTTTCGCGAATGAGTTTTTCGACGCGCTGCCCACGGAAGTCCTCGATCATCGCGGCGAACTGCGGATTGGGATGGACAACGGCAAGTTCGTGGAACGGTTTGTCAGTCCCACGGAGCCCGTCAAGAACTTCGTTACGAAGTACGGGGTTGCTCCCGAACCGGGAGAGCGTGTTGACGCACCTCTGGTGGCCCAACGATATGCATCTGACATCGCGTCGATGATGCAAGCAAGGCGAGGCTTCGGCGTCTTCGTCGACTACGGATACG
Coding sequences within it:
- the malQ gene encoding 4-alpha-glucanotransferase, which produces MQERASGILLHPSCFPSRGGIGDFGPAAYDFVDFLTEAKQSLWQILPLAPVGYGNSPYSGLSAFAGNPFLISLDRLAERGWISPDKVASLPDGVNPVDFEDVRAKKFPLLQEAARTFLKKADPEAKERYEKFSWLNGWWLEDFVLFAVLRRRFKGVSWNEWPKGIASREPNALDEVRKELGDEVDVSRVIQFFFFEQWRALHEECRSRGIRVVGDIAIFVSYDSSDVWAHPELFRLKEDLSPEVVAGVPPDYFSKTGQRWGNPLYRWDELAARRYEWWIRRMQFALQTCDIVRIDHFRGFESYWEIPAEEETAIRGQWVKGPGEHFFQVLREDLGELPLIAEDLGMITDEVVALRERLGIPGMKVLQFGFNDAGAHIHLPHRVVENTVIYTGTHDNDTSVGWYESSSETARKAAQAYFGCPQDGMHWAMVRAAETSVARQCIIPLQDLLGLDSNSRMNIPSHPEGNWTWRYQPEVLTTDLAHKLAEITEVTDRVPSGFGEKSNREVGENFAA
- a CDS encoding 3-hydroxyacyl-CoA dehydrogenase NAD-binding domain-containing protein; this encodes MGEVRTIAVMGAGIMGRGIAHVAALGGFRTILEDLMPPALRKAEAEIRANLDKAVELGKVAAGDAAAAMNRLEFVSEVPAAAREADLVIEAVPEQMAAKIELFTQLDKLCRPDTILASNTSSLSITEIAAVTQRAPKCVGMHFFNPVHKMKLVEIVQALETDRETIATVVEVGGRMNKETVVIKESPGFITSRINAMIGNEAFYMLQEGIASASDIDKALKLGLNHPMGPFELVDLVGLDTRLSILEYLHKTLGEKYRPCPLLAQYVKAGRLGRKSGRGVFEYPATK
- the treY gene encoding malto-oligosyltrehalose synthase → MRAPIGAPIVENQQLATCLDGLCSGKDVKRPVSTYRLQFNAGFTFEDARRLLPYLHALGVSHCYASPILRARAGSQHGYDITNHNEINPEIGTPAEFAAFVRDLKSLGMGLILDIVPNHMGVGHGTNPWWQDVLENGQASAHAEFFDIDWTPLKQDLRGKVLLPVLGAAYGDELESGNLRLNFEAGSFFIAYYDKHFPIDPATYPMLFDAVGDLQSFRDDTTWRETEYPELVAVLRGFRLLAAHTSTDAAEVTDRQRRIPELKQELASIYARSEGFRGLIQKVLQTLNGSPGDPRSFDALHRILEAQAYRLAHWRVSAEEINYRRFFDVNDLVGLRMENPTVFAETHKLIRQMLADGSIDGLRLDHPDGLFNPVQYFTQIQMLYAASHCCGPQPSGAVSPNGIEEDVVSLFGSRSLAQQAPLFVLVEKILEHGEHLPPDWPVDGTVGYEFGNSLNHVFINSRTQRFFTLLYHRFIGGPVNIGTVIYESKKMIMQTSLSSELTVLTHLLQDIANTDRRARDITRALLKEAIRETIACFPIYRTYIDARGTVSDRDRGYIAEAITRAKRRNQNDNPVPFDFLRSVLLLESENGNFNSDQYRKRLRFALKFQQLSGPVMAKGLEDTACYVYSRFISANEVGGSPAQFGISLEEFHNSNIERLHDWPYSMLGTSTHDSKRSEDIRARLNVLSEMPKVWSSQVTRWRRANRAKKRTLSDGRSVPDANEEYFLYQTLVGTWPLEGQTESARKGFIERIQAYMTKAIHEAKVNLSWISQNPEYVDSLTTFITHILAPGTSKRPNPFLQQFETFIRPVQYFGCINSLAQVLLKIASPGVPDIYRGTELYDFSLVDPDNRRPVDYDTRQQLLGDLVHTRSVDENASLCREIATNLTSDRAKLWLTLRALRFRRENRDLFRRGDYAPLFAAGGVREHVISFARRLESQMVIAAVPRFAYTLMKGNVAPPIGSDVWRDCVIEVPGEAGTLTNVLTGKPVEISDGHLLCREVFADFPVALLAKS
- a CDS encoding hemerythrin domain-containing protein encodes the protein MRRDKNLVPLSHQHQHALALCVRIGRAFDQAGDTPDVHPWELEIVQAFDREIGFHFVAEEKFLFPIADKYEDLQQLVDELRIEHTLIRRNVERARARQFTVTDLQVFSASLSEHVRKEERSLFEAMQQLLSQDELQEIGEAMRQYFHVAGLDTAESPGA
- a CDS encoding SAM-dependent methyltransferase → MTLREYIENEIRQSGPIPFSRFMQLCLYGETASPPGYYSGQREQFGKSGDFYTSSDVHAVYGRLLARQFEQMWRVLEKPTEIAVIELGPGRGFFAQDVLAWVRKKYPDFAAALSYRMVETSGALRFRLGERFGEDPKVSIHSGIEEAFDASPEHVIVFANEFFDALPTEVLDHRGELRIGMDNGKFVERFVSPTEPVKNFVTKYGVAPEPGERVDAPLVAQRYASDIASMMQARRGFGVFVDYGYVQSEMLAGRHLGTVTSFRQHTISDSPYEAPGEQDITVHVNFTAIADAFRSRKVEPLAWVTQAQFLMGVGEESQFAEAFEECKLPQEQTKRALQLKHLIAPEGMGESFHVLVVAANLDKEKAARLDGLKFVRPSNQI